In a single window of the Olivibacter sp. SDN3 genome:
- the polA gene encoding DNA polymerase I produces MKLFLLDGMALIYRAHFALSKNPRFTSTGLNTSAVMGFTNTLLEVLKKENPTHIAVVFDTEAPTERHTAFEAYKAHREAMPEDLATAIPYIFRLIEGFNIPVITKDGYEADDIIGTLAKEAESNGFDVFCMTPDKDYAQLVSDRIKIYKPARMGNGHEILGVKEVLEKWEVTRVEQVVDILGLWGDAVDNIPGIPGIGEKTAKKLIQEFGSIEEIIANSNQLKGKQRENVETYAEQGLISKKLATIILNVPIDFDAEALTLKEPDRELLESLFAELEFRTLGKRVFGDDFNVLDSKGGNGGQMDLFDSSSDGVETQAIKEVAIAGKHLGNTEHTYIFVETSLQQTELIEALQQQKAICFDTETTGTDANNCELVGLSFSVEKGKAWYVPAPEDRPSCQELVEKFRSIFEDDKILKIGQNLKYDILVLSWYDIRVKGALFDTMLAHYLIDPETRHGMDVLAENYLGYTPVSITSLIGPKGKKQLNMRDISPAVVSDYAAEDADITLQLKDVFQPMLQEVEANKLAEEVEFPLVYVLADMEREGVKIDVEVLKGFSLAIQQEVTILEERIYEKAGVPFNIASPKQLGEVLFDRLKLDPKAKKTKTGQYQTGEDVLIALANKSDIVQEILSYRQLQKLRSTYVDTLPLLINPKTGRVHTSYNQAVAATGRLSSNNPNLQNIPIKTERGREVRKAFIARDDSHVLLSADYSQIELRLIAEISKDRNMLDAFAKGLDIHTATAAKVYGVDLTAVTPMQRRNAKAVNFGIIYGQSAFGLSQSLGIPRREAADMIAQYFIQYPGIKDYMNNTIAFAKEHGYVETLLKRRRYLRDINSANATVRGFAERNAINAPIQGSAADLIKIAMIDIHQDIIAAGLRGKMTMQVHDELVFDVPKEEVETFKTIIQERMKSAIKTEVPIVVEIGEGRNWLEAH; encoded by the coding sequence ATGAAACTTTTTTTATTAGATGGTATGGCCCTGATATACCGGGCACATTTTGCTTTAAGTAAAAATCCGAGGTTTACGTCTACTGGCTTAAACACCTCTGCTGTCATGGGGTTTACCAACACTCTTTTGGAAGTGCTAAAAAAGGAAAATCCTACGCATATTGCAGTGGTGTTTGATACAGAGGCACCCACAGAACGTCATACGGCATTTGAGGCATATAAAGCTCATAGGGAGGCAATGCCTGAAGATCTGGCTACTGCTATTCCTTATATCTTCCGTTTAATTGAAGGATTTAATATACCGGTTATTACAAAGGATGGCTATGAGGCTGATGATATTATAGGAACGCTCGCCAAAGAAGCAGAAAGTAATGGCTTTGACGTTTTTTGCATGACGCCGGATAAAGATTATGCACAGTTGGTGAGTGATCGTATCAAGATCTACAAGCCTGCCCGTATGGGTAATGGGCATGAAATTCTCGGAGTAAAAGAAGTTTTGGAGAAATGGGAGGTTACCCGCGTGGAACAGGTAGTCGACATTTTAGGACTTTGGGGGGATGCAGTGGATAACATACCAGGTATACCAGGCATTGGAGAGAAGACTGCTAAAAAACTCATTCAGGAATTCGGTTCCATTGAGGAGATTATTGCTAATAGTAACCAGTTGAAAGGCAAGCAACGGGAGAATGTAGAAACCTATGCGGAGCAAGGGCTGATTTCGAAAAAATTAGCCACTATTATCTTAAATGTGCCAATAGATTTTGATGCAGAGGCGCTAACTCTTAAAGAACCCGATAGGGAGTTATTGGAATCCTTGTTTGCCGAGCTTGAATTCAGAACACTTGGCAAAAGAGTTTTTGGAGATGACTTTAATGTGTTAGATAGCAAAGGAGGAAATGGTGGACAAATGGATTTGTTCGACTCTTCAAGTGATGGAGTAGAAACGCAGGCGATTAAAGAGGTTGCAATTGCCGGTAAACATCTGGGAAACACCGAACATACTTATATTTTTGTAGAGACGTCTCTGCAACAGACAGAACTGATTGAAGCCCTTCAACAACAGAAAGCTATTTGCTTTGATACAGAAACTACAGGTACCGATGCAAATAATTGTGAACTCGTTGGACTGAGTTTCTCGGTGGAAAAAGGAAAGGCGTGGTATGTGCCAGCTCCGGAAGATCGGCCATCCTGTCAAGAACTGGTGGAAAAGTTCCGTTCAATATTTGAAGACGACAAGATACTGAAGATTGGTCAAAATCTTAAGTATGATATATTGGTACTAAGTTGGTATGATATCCGGGTAAAGGGCGCATTGTTTGATACGATGTTAGCACACTACCTGATCGACCCTGAGACGAGACACGGCATGGATGTATTAGCGGAGAATTATTTAGGGTATACACCGGTTTCTATTACTAGTTTAATTGGGCCTAAAGGTAAAAAACAGCTTAATATGCGCGATATATCCCCCGCCGTGGTAAGCGATTATGCTGCAGAAGACGCAGATATTACTCTGCAGTTGAAAGATGTTTTTCAACCCATGCTTCAAGAGGTGGAGGCAAACAAGTTAGCTGAAGAAGTGGAATTTCCGTTAGTTTATGTACTTGCAGATATGGAGCGGGAAGGTGTAAAGATCGATGTAGAGGTGTTAAAGGGGTTTTCGTTAGCGATACAGCAGGAAGTCACCATACTTGAAGAGCGTATTTATGAGAAGGCCGGCGTGCCTTTTAATATAGCATCTCCAAAACAGTTAGGAGAAGTTCTTTTTGATCGGCTGAAACTTGATCCCAAGGCTAAAAAAACGAAAACAGGGCAGTATCAAACCGGTGAAGATGTTTTAATTGCATTAGCAAATAAAAGCGACATCGTACAAGAGATCTTAAGCTATCGGCAGTTGCAAAAGCTAAGATCGACCTATGTAGATACACTTCCCTTGTTGATTAATCCAAAAACAGGAAGAGTTCATACTTCCTATAATCAAGCCGTGGCAGCTACCGGACGACTAAGCTCTAATAATCCTAATTTACAGAATATCCCAATAAAAACAGAAAGGGGAAGAGAAGTGCGGAAAGCTTTCATCGCCCGTGATGATAGCCATGTTTTGTTATCGGCCGATTATTCTCAGATAGAGTTAAGACTAATAGCTGAGATTAGTAAAGACCGCAATATGTTGGATGCATTTGCAAAAGGACTGGATATCCATACAGCAACAGCTGCAAAGGTTTATGGTGTTGATTTGACGGCTGTTACTCCAATGCAGCGACGAAATGCAAAAGCAGTAAATTTTGGCATTATATACGGACAATCTGCTTTTGGCTTGTCGCAAAGCTTAGGTATACCCCGCAGAGAAGCCGCCGACATGATTGCGCAATATTTCATACAATATCCTGGTATTAAAGATTATATGAATAATACCATTGCGTTTGCGAAAGAACATGGTTATGTTGAAACACTTTTGAAACGTCGACGTTATTTAAGGGATATCAATTCGGCAAATGCTACTGTCCGTGGTTTTGCTGAAAGGAATGCGATCAATGCACCAATCCAGGGATCTGCGGCGGATTTAATTAAAATAGCCATGATTGATATTCATCAAGATATTATTGCTGCAGGTTTGAGGGGTAAGATGACGATGCAGGTGCATGATGAATTGGTTTTTGACGTGCCTAAAGAGGAGGTTGAAACTTTTAAAACCATTATACAGGAGCGGATGAAGAGCGCCATTAAAACAGAGGTGCCAATTGTGGTGGAAATAGGCGAAGGAAGAAATTGGCTTGAAGCACATTAA
- the nadD gene encoding nicotinate (nicotinamide) nucleotide adenylyltransferase, which yields MQKIGLFFGSFNPIHTGHLIIANYMANHTDLSEVWLIVSPHNPLKKKDSLLNMYDRLEMVNLALEEAENIRPNDIEFRLPQPSYTIDTLIHLQDKYPSKEFVLIMGSDNLLTLKKWKNYEIILRDFSIYVYPRPLYDALEWADHPSVTLTRTPLMEISSTFIRQAIKARKNVRYFLPNKVLDFIDKKGLYLS from the coding sequence ATGCAGAAAATCGGACTTTTCTTCGGGTCTTTCAACCCTATACATACAGGCCATCTTATTATCGCTAATTATATGGCCAATCATACCGACCTGTCAGAAGTTTGGTTAATTGTTTCTCCGCATAATCCGCTGAAAAAGAAAGACAGTCTATTGAATATGTACGATAGATTAGAGATGGTAAACTTAGCATTAGAGGAAGCTGAGAACATCCGGCCTAACGATATTGAGTTCAGGTTGCCTCAACCTTCATATACGATTGATACACTGATCCATCTACAGGATAAATATCCCAGTAAGGAGTTTGTGTTAATTATGGGGTCGGACAACTTATTAACGTTAAAGAAGTGGAAAAACTATGAAATTATTCTCCGGGATTTTTCGATTTATGTTTATCCTAGACCGCTATATGATGCCCTTGAATGGGCGGATCACCCTTCGGTAACCTTAACGCGGACGCCATTAATGGAGATTTCCTCTACATTTATTAGACAGGCAATAAAAGCGCGCAAGAATGTACGTTATTTTCTACCTAACAAAGTATTAGATTTTATAGATAAAAAAGGATTATACCTTTCGTAA
- a CDS encoding FAD-dependent oxidoreductase, translating to MDRLYVLIFLSFISLPLFGQKRAKQQKPQVLVYGHCVDAFSAAMQAAQSGVETLWVVDSSAIGGDVIMGGNKKVSANKQLDVGTWALFLTKLANAEELADSTAIAAKNNIPPRIAQNTLEAMSDTINRLQLKKNSKIAKVQRSGKGWQVQLDNGEKIKVLALIDASVNSDLYQYVHSQERQNQQIKTTIPFDQQRQVDYSQTIYRTGVVVGNLANDVFTIPMASIFPDSIPNYFATRSLEGIYELLDDPVKAIPLLMLQAQACGAAAAYCAFFKTTTDKINVRTLQGELLAFKSFIIPFQDIPLQDPHCTAIQRVGATGILQGVYTTSNGVNSFMFQPDSLVSSKEIEPIIEQLYTRSQIWFKGKDIPVLKLKDLLNLIKYVANRGDELDAEIEKGWSKRFKFDQSYDLGKELTRRELAVLIDTYLQPFNVRVTNTGVFQY from the coding sequence ATGGACCGGCTTTATGTCTTAATTTTCCTTTCGTTTATCTCTTTGCCATTATTTGGGCAGAAACGTGCAAAACAACAAAAGCCACAGGTACTCGTTTATGGACATTGTGTAGATGCTTTTTCGGCAGCTATGCAAGCGGCGCAATCCGGCGTGGAGACGCTGTGGGTTGTCGATTCCTCGGCCATTGGAGGGGACGTCATTATGGGAGGGAACAAAAAAGTCTCTGCCAATAAGCAGCTCGATGTAGGCACATGGGCACTATTCTTAACAAAATTGGCAAACGCCGAGGAGCTAGCCGATTCGACCGCCATTGCGGCCAAAAACAATATCCCTCCACGCATCGCACAAAACACTCTAGAAGCGATGTCGGATACCATCAATCGTTTGCAGTTGAAGAAAAATAGTAAAATCGCAAAAGTACAACGATCAGGAAAAGGGTGGCAAGTACAATTGGATAATGGGGAAAAAATAAAAGTTTTAGCATTGATAGACGCTTCCGTAAACTCCGATTTATACCAATATGTTCATTCGCAAGAACGACAAAACCAACAAATAAAAACCACCATTCCATTCGATCAGCAGAGGCAGGTGGATTACAGCCAAACGATCTATCGAACGGGTGTTGTTGTAGGTAACCTAGCAAATGACGTTTTTACTATTCCGATGGCAAGCATATTCCCCGACAGTATCCCAAATTATTTCGCAACCAGATCTTTGGAGGGTATATATGAATTACTTGATGATCCTGTTAAAGCCATTCCCTTATTAATGTTACAGGCACAAGCCTGTGGCGCAGCCGCGGCATATTGCGCTTTTTTCAAAACCACTACCGATAAAATTAATGTCCGGACCTTGCAGGGCGAGTTACTGGCGTTTAAAAGCTTTATCATTCCCTTTCAAGACATACCACTTCAAGACCCGCACTGTACAGCAATACAACGCGTAGGAGCTACTGGCATTCTACAGGGCGTATACACTACTTCCAATGGGGTAAACAGCTTCATGTTCCAACCAGACAGCCTTGTTTCTTCTAAAGAAATAGAACCTATTATCGAACAGCTTTATACACGCAGTCAAATCTGGTTTAAAGGCAAAGACATACCTGTTCTTAAGCTTAAAGATCTATTAAACCTTATAAAATACGTTGCTAACCGCGGCGATGAGTTAGATGCTGAGATAGAAAAAGGATGGTCCAAACGTTTTAAATTCGACCAATCGTACGATTTAGGAAAGGAATTAACCAGAAGAGAATTAGCGGTTTTAATAGACACCTATTTACAACCATTTAACGTGCGGGTAACCAATACAGGAGTATTTCAATATTGA
- a CDS encoding YicC/YloC family endoribonuclease, whose translation MIKSMTGFGLGTKESAKAKYTVEIKSLNSKYLELNLKLPKTFSEKELRLRNECTKHLERGKVNITINVDYTNPASRAAKIDTGLFKNYYSQLKNIAEELGDEVKNVFELALTLPDVIDYAEDAADDEEWQDLLEAFYLAVHKFQDFRNDEGLVLKDDLFKRAETILSLLKVVESQETARVPMIRERINRYLEETVGAENIDKNRFEQELIYYIDKLDITEEKVRLRSHCEYFLKILDAEDANGKKLGFISQEMGREINTLGSKANHAQIQQTVVQMKEELEKIKEQLLNIL comes from the coding sequence ATGATAAAATCCATGACGGGCTTTGGATTAGGAACCAAAGAAAGTGCCAAAGCAAAATACACCGTAGAAATTAAGTCGCTGAACTCAAAATACTTGGAACTTAATTTAAAATTACCTAAGACGTTTTCTGAAAAAGAATTGCGCTTACGTAACGAGTGTACCAAACACTTGGAAAGAGGTAAGGTGAATATCACTATTAACGTGGATTATACAAATCCGGCTTCCCGTGCTGCGAAAATAGACACCGGACTGTTTAAAAATTATTATTCTCAACTGAAAAACATTGCTGAGGAGCTGGGCGACGAAGTGAAAAATGTATTTGAATTAGCGCTCACGTTACCTGATGTAATTGATTATGCCGAGGATGCTGCGGATGATGAAGAATGGCAGGATTTATTGGAAGCATTTTACCTGGCTGTACACAAATTTCAGGATTTTCGTAATGACGAAGGGCTCGTGCTCAAAGACGATTTATTTAAACGGGCGGAGACGATCTTATCTTTGCTTAAGGTTGTTGAAAGCCAGGAGACTGCTCGGGTGCCAATGATTAGAGAACGTATCAATCGTTATTTAGAGGAAACTGTAGGAGCAGAGAATATAGATAAAAATCGCTTCGAGCAGGAGCTGATCTATTACATTGATAAGCTGGATATAACAGAAGAAAAAGTAAGATTGCGAAGTCACTGTGAGTATTTTTTGAAGATATTGGACGCAGAGGATGCTAATGGAAAGAAATTAGGGTTCATCTCTCAGGAAATGGGTAGGGAAATCAATACCTTAGGCTCTAAAGCCAATCATGCCCAGATTCAGCAAACGGTTGTGCAGATGAAGGAGGAGCTGGAAAAGATTAAAGAGCAGCTATTAAATATTTTGTAA
- the nagB gene encoding glucosamine-6-phosphate deaminase produces the protein MARLNLLEETRFEKLPVSVYKNSREASLSVAARIATLIKEKQAKGEQAVIGLATGATPVQVYAELVRLHREEGLSFKDVITFNLDEYYPMQPDAVQSYVTFMNKHLFDHIDIDKANVHIPDGTLDLADIPAYCVEYERKITALGGLDFQLLGIGRTGHIGFNEPGSAPNSGTRLVTLDDLTRRDASRDFGGKENVPTKAITMGIGTIFKAREIILMAWNPVKAEIVKKAVEGEISSDVPATYLQLSDHVEFILDEGAASELTRFNTPWLVTDCVWDSQTIKKAVIWLAEAVDKPILKLTEEDYNNHGMAQLATEKGPVYNINIDIFNQLQHTITGWPGGKPNADDSQRPERAVPAKKNVIIFSPHPDDDVISMGGTFIRLADQGHNVHVAYQTSGNTAVWDDDVLRYLEFATDFIKSLDVETSKLDALYADTRKFIAAKKPNQIDTEEIRTVKGLIRKGEAIAGARFAGLPDEHIHFQNLPFYDRGKFSKEVSYEDDVQQTMELLRKVKPHQVFAAGDFADPHGTHKVCFDIILEALVRLRQTDEWTKDCWLWLYRGAWHEFEIHEIEMAVPLSPQEVIRKRHAIFKHQSQKDLPVFPGDDAREFWVRAEDRTSETARKYDALGLADYEAIEAFIRWKLD, from the coding sequence ATGGCTAGATTAAATCTATTGGAAGAAACGCGTTTCGAGAAACTTCCCGTGAGCGTCTACAAAAATTCTAGAGAGGCATCATTATCAGTTGCTGCCCGTATCGCAACATTAATTAAAGAAAAGCAAGCAAAAGGTGAGCAGGCTGTAATAGGTCTTGCTACAGGAGCAACTCCTGTTCAAGTGTATGCTGAGCTTGTACGTCTTCATCGTGAAGAAGGATTGAGCTTTAAAGATGTCATCACATTCAATTTGGATGAGTATTATCCTATGCAGCCGGACGCTGTGCAGAGTTATGTCACCTTTATGAATAAGCACTTGTTTGATCATATTGACATCGACAAAGCAAATGTACACATCCCGGATGGGACGCTGGATTTGGCAGATATCCCGGCTTATTGTGTAGAGTATGAGCGTAAAATTACGGCGTTGGGAGGGCTGGATTTTCAGCTCTTAGGTATTGGCCGTACCGGACATATCGGTTTTAATGAACCGGGATCTGCGCCTAACTCAGGAACACGATTGGTGACCTTAGATGATCTCACGCGCCGTGACGCGTCTCGCGACTTTGGAGGAAAGGAAAATGTGCCTACTAAGGCGATCACCATGGGTATTGGAACCATTTTCAAAGCGAGGGAGATTATATTGATGGCTTGGAATCCTGTAAAAGCAGAAATTGTTAAAAAAGCGGTTGAAGGCGAAATTTCGTCCGATGTACCTGCAACTTATTTACAGCTTTCAGACCACGTAGAATTTATTTTGGATGAGGGGGCTGCGAGCGAACTTACACGATTTAATACGCCCTGGTTGGTGACGGATTGTGTTTGGGATTCGCAAACAATAAAAAAGGCTGTGATCTGGTTAGCAGAGGCGGTTGACAAACCGATATTGAAATTAACCGAAGAAGATTATAATAACCATGGCATGGCTCAATTAGCAACAGAAAAAGGGCCTGTATATAATATCAACATAGATATTTTTAATCAGCTACAACATACCATTACCGGATGGCCTGGCGGTAAACCGAATGCAGATGATAGTCAACGCCCGGAGCGAGCAGTGCCAGCGAAGAAAAATGTTATTATATTTTCTCCACATCCAGATGATGACGTAATTTCCATGGGTGGGACATTTATTCGGCTGGCAGATCAGGGGCATAACGTACATGTTGCTTATCAAACTTCGGGGAATACTGCCGTATGGGATGATGATGTGCTGAGGTATCTTGAGTTTGCTACGGATTTTATAAAATCTTTGGATGTAGAAACCAGCAAATTGGATGCCCTGTATGCTGATACCAGAAAGTTTATTGCTGCTAAAAAGCCTAATCAGATAGATACTGAAGAAATCAGGACTGTAAAGGGACTCATTCGCAAAGGGGAGGCGATTGCGGGTGCGCGTTTTGCCGGGCTTCCAGACGAGCATATACATTTTCAGAATCTTCCTTTTTATGACAGAGGTAAATTTTCCAAAGAAGTTTCCTATGAAGATGATGTTCAGCAAACCATGGAGTTGTTACGGAAGGTGAAACCGCATCAGGTATTTGCGGCCGGTGATTTTGCCGATCCTCATGGAACACATAAAGTGTGCTTTGACATTATTTTAGAAGCGCTTGTGAGGCTGCGACAAACAGATGAATGGACGAAGGATTGCTGGTTATGGTTATATAGAGGTGCTTGGCATGAGTTTGAAATTCATGAAATTGAAATGGCCGTTCCGCTATCTCCTCAAGAGGTAATTCGAAAAAGACATGCAATATTTAAGCATCAGTCTCAGAAAGACTTACCGGTATTCCCTGGAGATGACGCTCGCGAATTTTGGGTTCGTGCAGAAGATAGAACGAGTGAAACGGCTAGAAAATACGATGCTCTGGGACTAGCGGATTACGAAGCAATCGAGGCGTTTATCAGGTGGAAATTGGATTAA
- the trpC gene encoding indole-3-glycerol phosphate synthase TrpC, whose amino-acid sequence MDILDKIIERKKREVAEAKEKVSLEELKNTPLYGRTCYRLRDFVLDNARTGVIAEFKRASPSKGIINDSVELNEVVKSYAISGASAISVLTDSFFFKGSLDDLKEARSQVDIPLLRKDFVLDVYQIEEAKAYGADIILLIAAVLSKEDVGRFSKYAKALGLNVLLEIHNEEELVGNTYAEIDAIGVNNRNLKDFSVSIQHSLDLVDKIPDQYIKVSESGISDPGTIRKLKHAGFQAFLIGENFMKTEDPSAAVINFTKELRK is encoded by the coding sequence ATGGATATCTTAGATAAAATTATAGAAAGAAAAAAGCGAGAGGTAGCTGAAGCAAAGGAAAAAGTTAGTTTAGAAGAACTAAAAAACACACCACTTTATGGCCGAACCTGTTATAGGCTGCGTGATTTTGTGTTAGACAATGCGCGAACAGGGGTGATAGCTGAATTTAAAAGGGCATCTCCTTCAAAAGGTATTATTAATGATAGCGTAGAGCTGAACGAAGTGGTAAAAAGTTACGCAATTTCCGGAGCCTCGGCTATTTCGGTACTGACCGATTCTTTCTTTTTTAAGGGATCATTGGATGATTTAAAGGAGGCTAGATCACAAGTAGATATTCCTCTATTGAGAAAAGACTTTGTGCTAGATGTTTATCAAATTGAAGAGGCAAAGGCTTATGGCGCAGATATTATTTTGCTCATAGCAGCAGTGCTGTCAAAAGAGGATGTAGGACGATTCTCAAAATATGCAAAGGCATTAGGCTTAAATGTACTGCTTGAAATACATAACGAAGAAGAGCTTGTAGGAAACACCTATGCCGAAATAGACGCAATAGGCGTTAATAATAGAAATCTGAAAGATTTTTCTGTTTCCATCCAGCACTCTCTGGATCTGGTGGATAAAATTCCCGACCAATATATCAAAGTGTCGGAGAGTGGTATAAGCGATCCTGGTACAATTAGAAAGTTAAAACACGCTGGTTTTCAAGCATTCCTTATTGGTGAAAATTTTATGAAAACGGAAGATCCTTCCGCTGCGGTTATAAATTTTACAAAGGAGCTACGAAAATAG
- a CDS encoding OmpA family protein gives MNISKNIAIFGIALATSGMLFTGCNTVKSLNNTQKGAGIGAAGGAGIGALIGSKAGNTAVGAIIGGALGGVAGGFIGKKMDRQAAEIERTVDGAEVVKAGEGIIVKFDSGILFGFDQTDLRAEAQTNIKNLVKSLNDNPDTDILVIGHTDNKGTEQYNQGLSERRANAVKNYAVSQGLASGRVKTEGKSFSEPIGDNDTEAGRAQNRRVEIVIVANEKMKEEAQQQSSL, from the coding sequence ATGAACATATCAAAAAACATAGCAATTTTTGGCATTGCCCTAGCAACCTCCGGCATGTTATTCACGGGATGTAATACAGTAAAATCATTGAATAACACACAAAAAGGTGCGGGTATAGGAGCTGCCGGAGGAGCAGGTATAGGAGCATTAATAGGTAGTAAAGCGGGCAATACTGCTGTAGGTGCTATTATAGGTGGTGCCTTAGGCGGAGTTGCCGGGGGATTTATTGGTAAAAAAATGGACAGACAGGCTGCAGAGATTGAACGCACGGTAGATGGTGCGGAGGTAGTGAAAGCCGGAGAGGGCATTATCGTTAAATTTGATTCAGGTATTTTGTTTGGTTTTGATCAAACAGATTTACGTGCAGAAGCCCAAACGAACATTAAAAATTTGGTAAAATCTCTGAACGACAATCCCGACACCGATATATTGGTTATCGGCCATACGGATAATAAAGGGACTGAACAATACAATCAAGGGCTATCCGAGCGCAGAGCCAATGCCGTTAAAAACTATGCAGTATCGCAAGGTTTAGCTTCTGGGCGTGTAAAAACAGAGGGCAAAAGTTTTAGTGAACCTATTGGCGATAACGATACGGAAGCAGGTCGTGCGCAAAACCGTCGGGTAGAAATTGTTATTGTTGCAAATGAAAAAATGAAAGAAGAAGCTCAACAGCAAAGCTCGTTGTAG
- the gmk gene encoding guanylate kinase: MEGKLIIFSAPSGAGKTTIVKRLLERYGDKIAFSISASTRQPRGEEIDGKDYYFISKEEFLHRIAKKEFVEFEEVYSGTFYGTLRSEIERIWASGKSVIFDIDVIGGLHLKRKFGENALAIFVQPPSMGALIERLRGRGTDSEEKLQERINKADKELGFAEHFDIILNNDDLEEACEQASRLLLDFIN, from the coding sequence ATGGAAGGAAAACTTATTATATTCTCTGCCCCTTCAGGAGCAGGAAAAACAACTATTGTAAAAAGATTATTGGAAAGATACGGAGATAAAATAGCTTTTTCTATTTCAGCAAGTACCAGACAACCCCGTGGAGAAGAAATAGATGGTAAAGATTATTATTTTATAAGTAAAGAGGAGTTTTTACATCGTATCGCAAAAAAAGAGTTTGTGGAGTTTGAAGAGGTGTATTCGGGGACCTTTTATGGTACGCTCCGTTCGGAGATAGAGCGTATATGGGCAAGCGGAAAATCCGTTATATTTGATATCGATGTAATTGGTGGTCTACACCTGAAGCGTAAATTCGGAGAGAATGCACTGGCCATTTTTGTGCAACCGCCCAGTATGGGTGCTTTAATAGAGCGTTTGCGCGGGCGTGGGACTGATAGTGAGGAGAAATTACAGGAGCGTATAAACAAGGCAGATAAAGAGCTGGGCTTTGCTGAGCATTTCGATATCATCTTAAATAACGACGATTTAGAGGAAGCTTGCGAACAAGCTTCAAGGCTTTTGCTGGATTTTATTAATTAG
- a CDS encoding anhydro-N-acetylmuramic acid kinase, whose translation MIAKLAEIANKQERTILGMMSGTSLDGLDLALCVIRGAGKDTSLEVLQFKTISYAPSFVKEVKAIFSKPRIDLAKLCAMNAIIGSTHAAMVLDTLEDWNTPRKEVDLIASHGQTVYHAPQSLTGNYHVPNSTLQIGDGDHVAVKTGIITLSDFRQKHVAAGGEGAPLAVYGDRLLFSHKEEDRFLLNIGGISNFTYLPAAKYDTDNLLSTDTGPGNTLMNHYMQQHFNQAFDDDGQFASKGTVHPKLLEALFDHSFFALPTPKTTGPELFNLAYLTAAQKNSSTQKLAHEDVMATLAAFTVNSIALSIESIQTNDTIKKILVSGGGFHNSNLMYHLQKRLPSYIVNPLDELGVTSDAKEAILFALLANETIAGNPQGMMGGIGAPTVSLGKISLPY comes from the coding sequence ATGATAGCAAAACTCGCAGAAATTGCAAACAAACAAGAACGGACTATTTTAGGTATGATGTCGGGCACTTCTCTCGATGGGCTGGATCTAGCCCTTTGCGTTATCCGGGGAGCAGGCAAAGACACTTCGTTGGAAGTACTCCAATTTAAAACAATATCCTATGCACCCTCTTTTGTAAAAGAAGTAAAAGCTATTTTTTCAAAACCTAGGATTGACCTGGCTAAATTATGCGCCATGAACGCAATCATCGGTTCTACTCATGCCGCGATGGTATTAGATACGTTGGAAGATTGGAATACACCTAGGAAGGAGGTCGATTTAATCGCCTCACATGGACAAACCGTTTATCATGCGCCTCAATCCCTCACAGGCAATTATCACGTGCCAAATAGCACACTACAAATTGGCGACGGCGATCATGTAGCGGTGAAGACCGGCATCATCACTTTATCAGATTTCAGACAGAAACATGTGGCCGCAGGGGGGGAGGGCGCCCCTTTAGCTGTATATGGAGACAGATTACTCTTTTCGCACAAGGAAGAGGATCGTTTCCTACTGAACATAGGTGGCATTTCCAATTTTACATACCTTCCAGCCGCAAAATATGATACAGACAATTTACTATCAACTGATACAGGTCCTGGCAACACATTAATGAATCACTACATGCAACAACACTTTAATCAAGCTTTCGATGATGATGGCCAATTTGCTTCCAAGGGCACAGTTCACCCGAAATTACTCGAAGCGCTATTTGATCATTCATTTTTTGCCCTTCCAACGCCAAAAACGACCGGTCCTGAGCTATTCAACCTAGCATATTTAACAGCGGCACAAAAAAACTCTTCTACACAAAAGTTAGCACATGAAGATGTCATGGCTACTTTGGCGGCTTTCACTGTCAATAGCATTGCCCTATCCATCGAAAGTATTCAAACAAACGATACCATAAAAAAAATCCTTGTAAGTGGTGGCGGTTTTCACAATTCAAATTTAATGTACCATCTACAAAAAAGGCTCCCATCTTATATCGTAAATCCACTGGACGAACTGGGTGTTACCAGCGATGCAAAAGAAGCAATCTTATTCGCCTTGCTGGCTAACGAAACAATCGCAGGAAACCCACAAGGTATGATGGGAGGAATAGGGGCCCCAACTGTTTCTTTAGGAAAGATAAGTTTACCTTATTAG